The Planococcus donghaensis genome contains a region encoding:
- the hflX gene encoding GTPase HflX, translating to MDELQEKAVIVGVQLQKDLHFAYGMEELRNLAEACSVEVVGEVTQNLERINPSHYVGSGKVEEIKAFYEESDANLVIFNDELSPSQIRNLEEDLECKVIDRTMLILDIFSRRAKTREAQVQVELAQLQYMLPRLIGLRASLGRQGGSSSGGVANRGAGETKLELDRRKIEDQISKLHKELEHIKDQRITQRKQRTKKGMPVVSLVGYTNAGKSTVMNGLLTKTGQNEEKQVFEKDMLFATLETSVRQIRLEDNKSFLLTDTVGFVSKLPHHLVKAFRSTLEEARNADLLLHVVDVSNEEHRYMMDVTNLTLHAVGVENVPTLYVFNKSDLAGVRYPAMNGDGLWIAAKEGVGLDELLEVIKKQIFADYVTCRMIVPFSRGDVVAYLNEHASIHETEYEEDGTLLKVELSRADYDRYEQFVIGS from the coding sequence ATGGATGAATTACAAGAAAAAGCAGTCATAGTGGGTGTCCAACTTCAAAAAGACCTTCATTTTGCTTATGGAATGGAAGAACTGCGCAATTTAGCAGAGGCGTGCAGCGTAGAAGTTGTGGGCGAAGTTACACAAAACTTGGAACGGATTAACCCTTCGCATTACGTCGGAAGCGGAAAAGTAGAAGAAATAAAGGCTTTTTACGAAGAGTCTGATGCCAATTTAGTAATTTTCAACGATGAATTGTCTCCTTCACAAATTCGGAATTTGGAAGAAGATTTAGAGTGCAAAGTTATAGACCGTACAATGCTGATTTTAGATATCTTTTCACGTCGGGCAAAAACACGTGAAGCGCAAGTACAAGTAGAGTTGGCTCAACTTCAGTATATGTTGCCGCGTTTGATCGGCTTGAGAGCTTCACTCGGACGTCAAGGTGGGAGTAGTAGTGGTGGTGTGGCTAACCGTGGAGCCGGTGAGACGAAATTAGAGCTAGATCGTCGTAAAATTGAAGATCAAATTTCCAAGCTTCATAAAGAACTTGAACACATTAAAGATCAGCGCATTACACAGCGCAAACAGCGCACTAAAAAAGGAATGCCTGTTGTATCGTTAGTTGGCTATACGAATGCTGGGAAATCAACGGTCATGAATGGCTTGTTAACAAAAACAGGGCAAAACGAAGAAAAGCAAGTGTTTGAAAAAGACATGCTGTTTGCTACGTTAGAAACATCTGTCCGCCAGATTCGGTTAGAAGACAATAAGAGCTTTTTGCTAACTGACACAGTAGGTTTTGTCAGTAAATTGCCTCACCATCTAGTAAAAGCATTTCGCTCTACTTTAGAAGAAGCAAGAAATGCAGATTTGCTCCTTCATGTCGTTGACGTTTCGAATGAAGAACACCGTTATATGATGGATGTGACGAATCTGACGTTGCATGCGGTTGGGGTCGAAAACGTTCCGACTTTGTATGTTTTTAATAAGTCAGATTTAGCGGGAGTACGCTATCCAGCTATGAACGGTGATGGATTATGGATTGCAGCAAAAGAAGGTGTTGGTCTTGATGAATTATTAGAAGTCATCAAAAAGCAAATTTTCGCAGATTACGTGACGTGCCGAATGATCGTTCCGTTTAGTCGTGGAGATGTTGTGGCTTACCTTAATGAACATGCGAGTATTCACGAAACCGAATACGAAGAAGATGGTACTTTACTAAAAGTCGAACTGAGCCGCGCGGATTACGACCGCTACGAGCAGTTTGTCATCGGAAGCTAG
- a CDS encoding VOC family protein, which yields MELDHIVHFVQKNPKEIVSDWRAQGFPASLGGRHINWGTQNVLLYLKDCYIEWLSVEKQEVATEVEHPLTRLLLHDQKGFGTICVRTKNILGVDQDLQKRGIETTGVLNAERRTEDGELIKWKMLFVKAAISMKLPPPFFIEWQETDEQRYKKLREKGVVQATNEAMSIDRCVFGVWSPSEVENEWRKILGDTLELDNCRIEFRKTTKSKERLEEVYFANGTTKLEFEEGLYWLPPQSLGDR from the coding sequence ATGGAATTAGATCACATTGTTCATTTTGTACAAAAAAATCCAAAGGAAATCGTTTCCGATTGGCGAGCACAAGGTTTCCCAGCTTCTCTAGGAGGGCGACATATCAATTGGGGAACGCAAAATGTATTGCTGTATTTAAAAGATTGTTATATTGAATGGTTGTCAGTAGAAAAACAAGAAGTTGCAACAGAAGTTGAACATCCGTTGACACGTCTGTTACTGCATGACCAAAAAGGATTTGGAACAATTTGTGTGAGAACTAAAAATATCTTGGGGGTAGACCAAGACTTGCAAAAACGTGGAATTGAGACAACTGGTGTTTTAAATGCAGAACGCCGTACTGAGGATGGGGAGTTAATCAAGTGGAAAATGCTATTTGTAAAAGCAGCTATATCTATGAAGTTGCCACCGCCATTTTTTATCGAATGGCAGGAAACCGATGAACAACGTTACAAAAAGTTAAGAGAAAAAGGTGTTGTTCAAGCGACTAATGAAGCGATGTCGATTGATCGATGCGTTTTTGGTGTTTGGAGTCCAAGTGAAGTTGAAAATGAATGGCGAAAAATTTTAGGTGACACGCTTGAATTGGATAATTGTCGTATTGAATTCAGAAAAACCACCAAGTCAAAAGAACGTTTAGAAGAAGTCTACTTTGCGAATGGCACAACCAAGCTTGAATTTGAAGAAGGTCTTTACTGGCTGCCCCCTCAATCATTAGGCGACAGGTAA
- the putP gene encoding sodium/proline symporter PutP yields MTDTTYQIIALAVYLGAMLYIGWYAYRKTADLSDYMLGGRGLGPAVAALSAGASDMSGWLLLGLPGAIYLGGLVEVWIAIGLTIGAFLNWFFVAPRLRIYSFITSDSITIPSFLENRLKDKSRLLRIVSGIIILIFFTFYVSSGMVASGLFFQSSFGMDYHLGLVLGSIVVVAYTLFGGFLAVSYTDFVQGVMMVLALIAVPIVGIFATGGFSETAASIREVDPNMLSLISGASTIGVISAAAWGLGYFGQPHIIVRFMAIKTLKEVRIARRIGMSWMIFSLIGATATALVGIAYFQQNPSATLVDPESVFLDLSQILFHPLVAGFVLAAVLAAVMSTISSQLLVSSSALIEDLYKIAFKKEASAKGYVTLGRVAVALIAVIAAYLAWEQNNTILGLVAYAWAGFGAAFGPIILLSLFWRKLTSKGALAGMIVGAVTVIVWDSMGTSAEDAGATDLTNFMGSVYEIIPGFFLCLLVTWLVSLVTYKRDEQIDKEFDETVRLINEDK; encoded by the coding sequence ATGACAGATACAACTTATCAAATCATTGCTTTAGCCGTTTATCTAGGTGCAATGCTTTATATCGGTTGGTATGCCTATCGTAAAACGGCCGACTTATCTGACTATATGCTTGGTGGAAGGGGGCTTGGACCAGCAGTAGCCGCACTGAGTGCAGGAGCATCGGATATGTCCGGATGGCTTTTACTAGGTTTACCGGGTGCGATTTACCTTGGCGGACTAGTTGAGGTATGGATTGCAATCGGATTAACAATTGGTGCCTTTTTAAACTGGTTCTTTGTAGCACCACGTTTGCGGATTTACTCATTTATTACGAGTGACTCGATTACGATTCCGAGTTTCTTGGAAAACCGTTTGAAAGACAAATCACGGTTATTAAGAATTGTTTCGGGTATCATCATCTTAATCTTTTTCACATTTTATGTTTCATCCGGTATGGTGGCTTCTGGATTGTTCTTCCAAAGCTCGTTCGGAATGGATTACCATCTAGGACTTGTACTGGGCTCGATTGTTGTCGTTGCTTATACATTGTTCGGTGGATTCCTTGCTGTTAGTTATACCGATTTCGTTCAAGGTGTCATGATGGTGCTCGCTTTAATCGCAGTGCCAATTGTGGGGATTTTCGCTACAGGTGGATTTAGCGAAACCGCTGCAAGCATTCGAGAAGTAGACCCGAATATGTTGAGCTTAATTTCGGGAGCATCTACAATCGGTGTTATTTCAGCAGCCGCTTGGGGACTTGGTTACTTTGGCCAACCGCATATCATTGTTCGTTTTATGGCCATTAAGACCTTAAAAGAAGTTCGTATTGCTCGCCGTATTGGGATGAGCTGGATGATCTTCAGCCTTATTGGAGCTACTGCAACTGCGCTTGTCGGTATTGCTTACTTCCAGCAAAATCCTTCAGCGACGTTAGTAGATCCAGAATCAGTCTTTCTTGACTTGAGTCAAATTTTGTTCCATCCATTAGTTGCGGGATTTGTATTAGCAGCTGTTTTAGCGGCTGTTATGAGTACCATTTCTTCTCAGCTTTTAGTAAGTTCTTCGGCACTTATTGAGGATTTATACAAAATTGCCTTTAAAAAAGAGGCATCTGCTAAAGGTTATGTAACACTTGGACGAGTAGCTGTAGCATTGATTGCTGTTATTGCAGCATACTTGGCATGGGAACAAAATAACACGATTTTAGGCTTAGTGGCTTATGCGTGGGCTGGATTTGGTGCTGCTTTTGGACCGATTATTCTATTGTCACTATTTTGGCGCAAGCTGACTTCAAAAGGTGCATTAGCCGGAATGATTGTTGGTGCCGTCACAGTTATTGTTTGGGATTCGATGGGTACATCTGCAGAGGATGCTGGCGCAACGGACCTAACAAATTTCATGGGCAGTGTTTATGAAATTATTCCAGGCTTCTTCCTATGTCTTCTTGTTACTTGGCTTGTAAGTCTTGTTACTTACAAACGCGATGAGCAGATTGACAAAGAGTTTGATGAAACAGTTCGTTTGATCAACGAAGACAAATAA
- a CDS encoding BCCT family transporter, producing the protein MNKEFLKNPVFIVSAAVILILVILGAITPVKFGEVAGRLFSFTTLNFGWFYLLAVFIITLFLIAIALSKFGRIRLGPDDDRPEFPFFTWIGMLFSAGFGAGLVFWGVAEPMSHFFTSPVGSDALTPQAARIAMGYSFFHWGVSQWSVFAIVGLVIGFLQFRKKKPGLVSTALEPVLGNRPLVRNSIDSLAVIATVMGIATSLGLGVLQMNGGLNAVFGLDNAFPVQLGIIAVMFAAYTLSSSTGLKKGIAYLSNLNLGLALVLMVFVFIAGPTVFIMETFTLALGDYITNFVQYSLRLEPYANGQWVQGWTIFYWAWAIAWSPFVGAFVARVSRGRTIREFVMGVLVIPPAIACLWIAVFGGTALWYDLNQASGIAEAVNNDLTSALFQTFGVLPLTTIMSILAILLIFTFLVTSADSATYILASMTSFGSLNPPTAFKIVWGVLMASIAAVLLYAGGLQALQTASLISALPFTVLLVLMLWAFTKIIRTESPPIRESELERFKRMDQEMKKQRNK; encoded by the coding sequence ATGAATAAAGAATTCTTAAAAAATCCTGTATTTATCGTATCCGCTGCCGTCATTCTTATTCTTGTTATATTAGGTGCGATCACACCCGTAAAATTTGGAGAAGTAGCAGGACGTTTGTTTAGTTTTACTACCTTGAATTTCGGTTGGTTTTATTTGCTTGCGGTTTTTATCATTACACTTTTCCTTATAGCAATTGCATTATCTAAGTTTGGACGTATTCGACTCGGTCCTGATGACGATCGTCCAGAATTCCCTTTCTTTACTTGGATCGGCATGTTGTTTTCAGCCGGGTTTGGGGCTGGCCTAGTGTTTTGGGGAGTAGCTGAACCAATGAGCCACTTCTTCACTTCTCCTGTGGGCAGCGACGCATTAACTCCACAAGCCGCAAGAATTGCTATGGGTTATTCATTTTTTCACTGGGGAGTTAGCCAGTGGTCGGTATTTGCCATTGTTGGTCTTGTCATTGGTTTTTTGCAATTCCGCAAAAAGAAGCCTGGCTTGGTTTCAACAGCTCTTGAACCCGTATTAGGAAATAGACCTTTAGTTAGAAATTCCATCGATTCTTTAGCTGTCATTGCTACCGTAATGGGAATTGCTACATCTCTTGGATTAGGTGTATTGCAAATGAACGGCGGTCTCAACGCTGTATTCGGTCTTGATAACGCCTTCCCAGTTCAATTAGGCATTATCGCAGTAATGTTTGCGGCTTATACTTTATCGTCTTCTACAGGACTTAAAAAAGGAATTGCCTACTTAAGCAATTTAAATCTTGGCCTCGCCTTAGTTTTAATGGTCTTCGTCTTTATTGCGGGACCAACTGTTTTCATCATGGAAACTTTCACGTTAGCACTCGGCGATTATATTACAAATTTCGTGCAATATAGTTTACGATTAGAACCTTATGCAAATGGCCAGTGGGTGCAAGGGTGGACCATTTTCTATTGGGCATGGGCCATCGCTTGGTCACCGTTTGTAGGGGCATTTGTTGCACGTGTTTCAAGAGGACGCACAATCCGTGAATTCGTTATGGGTGTACTCGTTATTCCACCTGCTATTGCTTGTTTATGGATTGCCGTATTTGGCGGTACAGCTCTTTGGTATGATTTAAACCAAGCTTCTGGCATTGCTGAAGCAGTAAATAATGATTTAACATCGGCTTTATTTCAAACTTTCGGCGTTCTCCCATTGACGACCATCATGTCGATTTTAGCAATATTACTTATTTTCACTTTCCTAGTGACTTCTGCTGACTCTGCAACCTACATCTTGGCATCTATGACCAGTTTCGGCAGTTTAAATCCACCTACAGCCTTTAAGATTGTATGGGGTGTGTTAATGGCCTCAATTGCTGCAGTTCTCTTATATGCGGGTGGATTACAAGCTTTACAGACCGCTTCACTTATATCCGCCTTACCTTTTACAGTGTTGCTTGTATTAATGCTTTGGGCTTTCACTAAAATCATTCGCACAGAGTCCCCCCCTATTCGGGAGTCTGAACTTGAACGATTTAAACGCATGGATCAAGAAATGAAAAAGCAACGCAATAAATAA
- a CDS encoding response regulator transcription factor translates to MIRIVLAEDQRMMLGALGSLLDLEEDMEVVGKAANGEEVIELVESLQPDICIMDIEMPLKSGLDAAEILKDQPCKIIILTTFARSGYFERARKAGVSGYLLKDSPSEDLATSIRTIMSGRRIYAPELVDLAYADENPLTDREKQVMELIAEGRSTKEIAKELFITTGTVRNYISTILDKLEVGNRIEAISRFKEKGWFK, encoded by the coding sequence ATGATTCGAATTGTACTAGCAGAAGACCAGCGGATGATGTTGGGAGCTTTAGGTTCATTGCTCGATTTGGAAGAAGATATGGAAGTAGTAGGAAAAGCTGCTAATGGAGAAGAAGTAATCGAACTTGTCGAAAGTTTGCAGCCTGATATTTGCATCATGGATATTGAAATGCCGTTAAAAAGTGGGTTAGACGCTGCAGAGATTTTAAAAGATCAACCGTGTAAAATCATTATTTTGACGACGTTTGCCCGCTCCGGTTATTTTGAGCGCGCTAGAAAAGCCGGAGTCAGTGGATATTTGTTGAAAGACAGTCCAAGTGAAGATTTAGCGACTTCGATTCGGACCATTATGTCTGGTCGCCGGATTTATGCCCCGGAATTGGTGGATTTGGCTTATGCTGATGAAAACCCATTAACCGATCGAGAAAAGCAAGTTATGGAACTGATTGCCGAAGGACGAAGCACGAAAGAAATTGCGAAGGAATTATTTATTACAACGGGTACAGTAAGAAATTACATTTCAACTATTTTGGATAAACTTGAAGTGGGCAATCGCATTGAAGCCATTTCTCGCTTCAAAGAAAAAGGTTGGTTTAAGTAA
- a CDS encoding fatty acid desaturase — translation MSREKTAQLRKFVAPFEKADVKASVRQLVNTIPPFILAWFLAYQALDVSIWLTIALSVVAAAFVIRTFIIFHDCTHGSFFKNKKANAIVGTITGIMTLFAYEKWKREHSIHHASSGNLDKRGVGDIWVMTIEEYVEASKWERFKYRLYRNPLVMFGFGPLFLVLISSRFNRKDARKKERNNTYLINISLVVIYTLLILAIGWQAFVIIQGTTMFVAGAFGIWLFYVQHTFEDSYFEDENEWDYVKAAVDGSSYYQLPKVLQWVTGNIGFHHVHHLSPRVPNYNLEKAHESTPPLQQATTINIKSSLKSLRYKLYDAPNKTFVTFGDIKHLLGESKTVEQ, via the coding sequence ATGAGCAGAGAGAAAACAGCGCAATTACGTAAGTTTGTCGCCCCATTTGAAAAAGCAGATGTAAAAGCAAGTGTTAGACAATTAGTAAATACAATTCCACCATTTATCCTGGCTTGGTTTTTAGCTTATCAAGCACTCGATGTTTCAATTTGGCTGACAATCGCATTGTCTGTTGTTGCAGCAGCATTTGTCATTCGTACGTTCATCATTTTTCATGATTGCACTCACGGTTCGTTTTTCAAAAACAAAAAAGCGAATGCGATTGTGGGGACAATTACAGGGATTATGACACTTTTCGCTTACGAAAAGTGGAAACGCGAACACTCGATTCACCATGCATCAAGTGGGAACTTAGATAAGCGCGGAGTTGGCGATATTTGGGTTATGACCATCGAAGAATATGTAGAAGCGTCAAAATGGGAACGATTCAAATACCGTTTGTACCGTAATCCACTGGTTATGTTCGGATTTGGACCATTATTCCTTGTCTTAATTTCAAGTCGTTTTAATCGTAAAGATGCACGCAAAAAAGAACGCAACAACACGTATTTGATCAATATTTCTTTAGTGGTTATCTATACGCTATTAATTTTGGCGATTGGTTGGCAGGCATTCGTAATCATACAAGGTACGACGATGTTTGTGGCTGGAGCTTTCGGAATTTGGTTATTCTACGTACAACACACATTTGAAGATTCGTATTTTGAAGATGAAAACGAGTGGGATTATGTGAAAGCGGCAGTAGATGGAAGTTCGTATTATCAACTTCCAAAAGTATTGCAATGGGTAACTGGAAACATTGGTTTCCACCATGTGCATCACTTGAGCCCGCGTGTGCCAAACTACAATTTGGAAAAAGCGCATGAGTCAACACCACCGCTTCAACAAGCAACAACAATCAATATTAAATCGAGTCTTAAATCGTTACGCTATAAATTGTATGATGCACCAAATAAAACATTCGTTACATTTGGTGATATCAAACATTTACTAGGTGAGTCAAAAACGGTTGAACAATAA
- a CDS encoding DUF6612 family protein translates to MKKWLLLMSATTLTIGLSACGETAEPASGDESTKGEDSELTVQELYAKSVRASEAITSLHADIVTDQVMEMQPDGMVMNMKMDAAMDMVTEPLAFHQTAETVIVSEDIDNTNPMNMEMYFTDQGMYMYESTMAMWLKMPDESIAGLKELADQQTADPAQQLEELNEFQDDFTFEQTAEEYILTLDASGEKFQELMDQQLEKTLGQMEIEAQMALEDMTIHSVNYTIYIDKDTFLTNKMNMIMDMDMNIEGEVMNIQSDVQAEYSKYNEIDAITVPDEVLEEALEMNG, encoded by the coding sequence ATGAAGAAATGGTTACTGCTTATGAGCGCGACGACTTTAACGATTGGACTTTCAGCTTGTGGTGAAACAGCGGAACCGGCATCTGGTGATGAGTCGACAAAAGGGGAAGACAGTGAGTTAACCGTTCAAGAATTGTATGCGAAATCAGTAAGAGCATCTGAAGCTATTACGAGCTTGCACGCTGATATTGTAACTGATCAAGTAATGGAGATGCAGCCGGATGGCATGGTGATGAATATGAAAATGGACGCAGCGATGGATATGGTCACTGAACCGCTAGCATTTCATCAAACGGCAGAAACAGTTATTGTGTCGGAGGATATAGACAATACCAATCCAATGAATATGGAAATGTATTTCACCGATCAAGGCATGTATATGTATGAAAGCACAATGGCGATGTGGTTGAAAATGCCTGATGAAAGTATTGCAGGTTTAAAAGAATTGGCTGACCAACAAACTGCGGATCCTGCGCAACAATTAGAAGAGTTAAATGAGTTTCAAGATGATTTCACTTTTGAGCAAACTGCAGAGGAGTATATTTTGACACTTGATGCCTCTGGAGAGAAATTTCAAGAATTGATGGATCAGCAGCTAGAAAAAACGTTAGGACAAATGGAAATCGAAGCTCAAATGGCACTTGAAGACATGACCATTCATTCGGTAAACTACACCATCTATATCGATAAAGACACCTTTTTAACAAACAAGATGAATATGATAATGGACATGGATATGAATATTGAAGGAGAAGTCATGAACATTCAATCAGATGTGCAAGCTGAATACAGCAAGTACAATGAGATTGATGCCATTACTGTACCGGATGAAGTACTAGAAGAAGCACTAGAAATGAATGGTTGA
- a CDS encoding DUF2188 domain-containing protein: MPWNKKDYPDSFKNLNADVRNKAIEIANALLRDGYEEDRAIPIALEQAKKTENSDEDRPVYEIKKHDEGWQLKKKDSKKAILIEETKESLMGEAKRYVNKNHGELHIYTEDGSLSDTLYE; the protein is encoded by the coding sequence ATGCCATGGAACAAAAAAGACTACCCAGATTCGTTCAAAAACCTTAATGCTGATGTCCGCAATAAAGCCATTGAGATTGCGAATGCCTTGCTTCGCGATGGCTATGAAGAAGATCGCGCCATACCGATTGCTTTAGAGCAAGCCAAGAAAACTGAAAACAGTGATGAGGACCGACCAGTCTACGAGATTAAAAAACACGATGAAGGATGGCAGTTAAAGAAAAAAGATAGCAAAAAAGCGATTTTAATCGAAGAAACAAAAGAAAGTCTTATGGGAGAAGCCAAGCGCTACGTTAACAAAAACCACGGTGAACTTCATATTTATACGGAAGACGGCTCCTTGTCAGATACGCTTTATGAATGA
- a CDS encoding sensor histidine kinase: protein MQSWYQIFPKNPWLSLYAWVIFCILPFFFIFRSSSMTDFIFGILLLLMFFIAYRLSFNSKTGFVYVWVSFEMAINIGMIFLFGYVYLSIFVAFFIGNLRNKVGFFIIYGLHIGLTITAVVFGFFDHSELYISQLPFIVLSILGVILLPFNTYNRNKREKLEGQLEDANKRISQLVIIEERERIARDLHDTLGQKLSLIGLKSDLAGKLITRNPESALNEINDVRQTARTALKEVRELVSNMRGTKLDEELLRVQQILKAAEIDFVFYGSTQLTNTPLLVENVVSMCLKEAVTNVVKHSGASRCSILIKQNPEELLVQVQDNGVGFPEGNTSLQGNGLVGMRERLEFVNGSVDIKVMEGTTLNIRVPNVILYSSKEDVK, encoded by the coding sequence ATGCAAAGTTGGTATCAAATATTCCCTAAAAATCCATGGTTGAGTCTTTACGCCTGGGTCATCTTTTGTATTTTACCGTTCTTCTTTATTTTTCGTTCTTCTTCGATGACGGATTTTATTTTTGGTATTTTGCTTTTATTAATGTTCTTTATTGCATATAGGCTATCTTTTAATTCGAAAACTGGCTTTGTGTACGTGTGGGTGAGTTTTGAAATGGCCATAAACATCGGAATGATTTTTCTGTTTGGATATGTCTATCTGTCTATTTTTGTTGCATTTTTTATCGGCAATTTACGTAACAAAGTTGGATTTTTCATTATTTATGGACTTCACATTGGTTTGACGATTACAGCTGTCGTATTTGGTTTTTTTGATCATAGTGAATTGTACATATCTCAATTGCCATTTATCGTATTGAGTATACTAGGTGTCATTCTCTTGCCGTTTAATACGTATAATCGCAATAAGCGTGAAAAGCTCGAAGGGCAGCTTGAAGATGCGAATAAACGAATTTCACAGCTAGTAATCATTGAAGAGCGTGAGCGAATTGCTCGGGATTTGCACGATACATTAGGACAAAAATTATCATTAATTGGTTTGAAAAGTGATTTGGCTGGAAAGCTAATTACCCGCAATCCAGAATCTGCTTTAAATGAAATAAATGATGTGAGACAAACCGCGCGTACAGCATTAAAAGAAGTGCGTGAGCTTGTATCGAATATGCGCGGTACTAAACTCGATGAGGAACTATTGCGCGTGCAACAAATTTTAAAAGCTGCTGAAATCGATTTTGTTTTTTATGGGTCAACACAGCTAACCAACACGCCGCTTTTAGTCGAAAATGTGGTGAGTATGTGTTTGAAAGAAGCTGTAACAAATGTGGTGAAACACAGTGGGGCATCGCGCTGCAGTATTTTGATCAAACAAAATCCGGAAGAGCTTCTTGTTCAAGTTCAAGACAATGGCGTAGGATTTCCTGAAGGAAATACATCTTTACAAGGCAATGGTTTAGTAGGGATGCGTGAACGTTTAGAGTTTGTAAACGGCTCGGTAGATATTAAAGTAATGGAAGGTACTACCTTAAATATTAGAGTACCGAATGTAATTCTCTATAGTTCAAAGGAGGATGTGAAATGA
- a CDS encoding ABC transporter ATP-binding protein: MRLKQFFQYYKPHKRLFVIDFSSAVFVAILELAFPVAVQWFIDDLLPSGNWNTITTVSFLLLVVFLLSTFLQYIVSYLGHKLGINIETDMREELFTHVQRQSFRFFDNIKTGHIMSRVTNDLFDIGELAHHGPEDFFIAIMTFFGAFGIMFWINPKLALVTLIVIPFLIWLITYCNIKMNQAWGSMYGKIAEVNSRVEDSVSGARVVQSFTNEEFEIERFKKDNDRFRLAKMVAYKVMAATHSSIYMMTRLLTLVVLVYGAWLNFQNQLSYGELVSFVLFLNVLIKPIDKISALLELYPKGMAGFSRFRDLIEQAPDINDQQDAVTVETLNGDIKFEDVYFGYDDSKTVLSGIDLELRAGETVAFVGPSGAGKTTICSLIPRFYDIQQGIISIDGMDIRNMTKHSLRSQIGIVQQDVFLFTGTIRENIAYGKRHASDEEILAAAKKAHLEDFVQKLPQGYDTQIGERGLKLSGGQKQRLAIARMFLKNPPILILDEATSALDTQTERVIQEALAELAENRTTLIIAHRLATIRDADRVVVVTEDGIAEQGGYSELLQTDGVFANLHRIQFEQ; encoded by the coding sequence TTGAGATTAAAACAGTTTTTTCAGTATTACAAACCGCATAAACGGCTATTTGTCATCGACTTTTCTAGTGCTGTTTTTGTAGCTATTCTTGAGTTGGCATTTCCAGTTGCCGTTCAATGGTTTATCGATGACTTACTGCCAAGCGGAAATTGGAATACCATCACTACCGTCAGCTTTTTGCTACTAGTCGTATTTCTATTAAGTACGTTTTTGCAGTATATCGTTAGTTATCTAGGACACAAACTAGGAATTAACATCGAAACGGATATGAGAGAAGAACTATTCACACATGTGCAGCGCCAATCTTTCCGGTTTTTCGACAATATTAAAACCGGACATATTATGAGTCGGGTCACTAATGACTTGTTTGATATCGGCGAACTTGCTCATCACGGACCTGAAGATTTCTTCATCGCGATTATGACGTTCTTTGGTGCTTTCGGCATTATGTTTTGGATCAATCCGAAACTAGCGCTCGTCACATTAATCGTTATTCCATTTCTCATCTGGCTAATTACGTATTGCAACATTAAGATGAATCAAGCTTGGGGCAGTATGTATGGGAAAATCGCTGAAGTTAACAGTCGTGTCGAGGACAGTGTCTCAGGTGCACGGGTAGTGCAGTCTTTTACCAATGAAGAATTTGAAATCGAACGTTTTAAAAAGGACAATGACCGCTTTCGCCTTGCGAAAATGGTCGCTTATAAAGTGATGGCGGCGACTCACTCCAGCATTTATATGATGACTCGCCTTTTGACTTTGGTTGTATTGGTATATGGCGCTTGGCTCAACTTCCAAAACCAGTTATCGTACGGGGAACTTGTCAGTTTTGTTCTCTTTCTGAATGTCTTGATCAAACCCATAGATAAAATCAGCGCATTACTTGAACTTTATCCAAAAGGTATGGCCGGTTTTAGTCGTTTTCGTGATCTAATTGAACAAGCTCCCGACATCAATGACCAGCAAGACGCTGTAACCGTTGAGACATTAAACGGTGACATCAAGTTTGAAGACGTCTATTTTGGCTATGATGATAGTAAAACAGTGTTATCCGGAATAGATTTAGAATTACGTGCTGGAGAAACCGTTGCGTTCGTCGGTCCTTCAGGAGCAGGAAAAACAACGATTTGTTCATTGATCCCTCGTTTCTACGACATCCAACAAGGTATCATTTCGATTGACGGGATGGATATCCGGAACATGACTAAGCATTCGTTACGTTCACAAATTGGCATTGTGCAACAAGACGTCTTCTTGTTTACAGGAACTATTCGCGAGAATATCGCTTATGGGAAAAGACATGCAAGCGACGAAGAAATTTTAGCTGCTGCGAAAAAAGCTCATTTAGAAGATTTTGTTCAGAAATTACCACAAGGATACGACACACAAATTGGTGAGCGCGGATTAAAGCTATCCGGTGGTCAAAAACAACGTTTAGCGATTGCACGGATGTTCTTAAAAAATCCACCAATTTTAATTTTGGATGAAGCAACGTCAGCGCTCGATACACAAACCGAACGCGTGATTCAAGAAGCTTTAGCGGAATTAGCGGAAAACCGCACAACGCTCATTATTGCTCACCGTCTTGCAACTATACGAGATGCCGATCGCGTTGTTGTGGTGACGGAAGATGGTATTGCTGAGCAAGGTGGATATAGTGAATTGCTCCAAACGGATGGCGTTTTCGCAAACCTTCATCGGATTCAGTTTGAACAATAG